A window of the Sporomusaceae bacterium genome harbors these coding sequences:
- a CDS encoding IclR family transcriptional regulator: MIQAVSRAIKVLEFVAANNMARLSDISRGVGLNKSTAHGLIATLEAMGCIRQDQSTGRYALGLKLFEFGQAVLANMDIRAVTMPYLLELSKKYEETVHLAVLSGDEVIYIDKVDSPRSIRIVSNIGGRNPAYCTGVGKVLLAGLADEELSRLIKRIQFRSITPNTITDAKALMEHIQKIRQIGYATDNGEIEEGLSCFAAPIRNHLGAVTAAISLSGPTPRLITDNSSNLITDVIDCAKAISAQFGFSAALTRDNIICPK, from the coding sequence ATGATCCAAGCGGTATCAAGGGCGATAAAGGTTCTCGAGTTCGTTGCGGCCAATAATATGGCACGCTTATCGGACATAAGCAGGGGTGTGGGGCTGAATAAAAGCACCGCTCACGGGTTAATCGCGACCCTCGAGGCTATGGGATGCATTCGCCAGGACCAGAGCACCGGCCGATATGCTTTGGGATTGAAGCTTTTTGAGTTCGGACAGGCAGTTTTGGCAAACATGGACATCAGAGCGGTCACGATGCCGTATCTTTTGGAACTGTCAAAGAAATACGAGGAGACGGTTCACCTTGCGGTCCTCTCCGGGGACGAGGTAATCTACATAGACAAGGTCGACAGTCCGCGATCCATCAGGATAGTCAGCAATATCGGCGGTCGCAACCCCGCTTATTGTACGGGCGTCGGCAAGGTCTTGCTTGCCGGTCTCGCAGACGAAGAATTGAGTCGGTTGATTAAGAGGATACAGTTCAGATCAATTACGCCTAATACCATAACAGATGCCAAAGCGCTCATGGAGCATATCCAAAAGATACGTCAGATCGGTTATGCCACCGACAACGGGGAGATCGAGGAGGGGCTTTCCTGTTTTGCTGCCCCAATCCGTAATCACCTCGGTGCCGTGACCGCTGCCATAAGCTTGTCCGGACCGACGCCGCGCCTAATAACCGACAATTCATCCAACCTTATCACCGATGTCATCGACTGCGCCAAAGCTATTTCTGCTCAGTTTGGCTTCTCGGCCGCGCTCACCCGGGACAATATTATTTGTCCAAAATAA
- a CDS encoding methyltransferase domain-containing protein has product MRDNKTSQPAQEYDENIHKTMPFYDLFHNSTLSLIEVVNPNPSRWLDTGGGTGALIQKAILAFPSTRFVLADPATQMLNIAKEKLSKFGAIEYLPLGTESMDFPDQSFDVITAILAHHYFDASTRRTATINCFRMLKRGGVFITFETVSPRSDKGLQIGIEWWRRAQLRQGKEAANVEKYLNRYGVEFFPIQLMAHIELLRDTGFPTVEVFWASGLQVGLYAIK; this is encoded by the coding sequence ATGCGAGATAACAAGACTTCACAACCAGCTCAGGAGTATGACGAGAATATCCATAAGACAATGCCGTTCTATGATCTTTTCCATAACAGCACCCTTAGCCTAATTGAGGTGGTCAATCCTAATCCCAGCCGGTGGCTTGATACGGGTGGCGGTACGGGAGCGCTAATACAGAAAGCGATCCTGGCTTTTCCTAGCACACGCTTTGTCCTTGCCGATCCAGCGACGCAGATGCTTAATATCGCGAAGGAAAAGTTGTCTAAATTCGGCGCGATTGAGTATCTTCCTCTGGGCACGGAAAGCATGGACTTTCCGGATCAGAGTTTCGATGTGATAACTGCGATACTGGCCCATCATTACTTCGACGCCAGCACTAGGCGGACGGCTACGATCAATTGCTTCCGAATGCTGAAAAGGGGCGGCGTTTTCATAACCTTTGAGACGGTAAGCCCCCGAAGCGACAAAGGTTTGCAGATAGGCATTGAGTGGTGGCGACGCGCCCAGCTAAGGCAGGGGAAAGAAGCAGCGAACGTGGAAAAGTATTTGAACCGCTATGGGGTTGAGTTTTTCCCAATCCAATTAATGGCACATATTGAATTACTGCGCGACACGGGCTTTCCTACTGTCGAGGTATTCTGGGCGTCAGGTTTGCAGGTAGGATTGTACGCTATAAAATAG
- a CDS encoding aldolase/citrate lyase family protein: MALLNERLQNGEKLFGPFINLCHPAVLEVAGLAGFDFAIIDTEHGEISSDRAVDMVRAAKLAGISPVVRVYGNQPELIAKALDIGAEGVQIPQVGNKAEATAAVRAAKFSPEGARGCNRYVRAARYSAADRFAYFGNANKETTVIIQVEGKEGIDNLSEILTVPGIDVLFIGPYDLSASLGIPGQVEHPALVAEMKKNMELARKAGVAIGFFVDDAESAVKWKNWGVQYISFAADVGLLYQAFSRSVKIFKEQESG; this comes from the coding sequence GTGGCGTTGTTAAATGAACGACTGCAAAACGGCGAAAAGTTATTCGGACCATTCATCAATCTCTGTCATCCGGCGGTGCTTGAGGTCGCTGGTCTGGCGGGCTTCGATTTTGCGATCATCGACACCGAGCATGGGGAGATTTCTTCAGACCGGGCGGTTGATATGGTGCGGGCGGCCAAACTTGCAGGGATAAGTCCGGTGGTAAGGGTTTACGGCAACCAACCGGAACTGATCGCCAAGGCTTTGGATATTGGTGCCGAAGGGGTGCAGATTCCGCAGGTGGGCAACAAGGCGGAAGCGACGGCCGCAGTCAGGGCGGCGAAGTTTTCGCCCGAGGGGGCGCGGGGCTGCAACCGCTACGTGCGGGCTGCCAGATATTCGGCCGCCGACAGGTTCGCCTATTTCGGCAACGCAAACAAGGAAACGACGGTCATCATTCAGGTCGAAGGCAAGGAAGGGATCGATAATCTATCGGAAATTCTCACCGTTCCAGGAATCGACGTCCTGTTTATTGGCCCGTACGACCTTTCCGCCTCGTTGGGGATACCCGGGCAAGTAGAGCATCCTGCGCTGGTGGCAGAAATGAAAAAGAATATGGAATTAGCGCGCAAGGCGGGCGTGGCAATCGGCTTCTTCGTCGACGACGCGGAGAGCGCGGTCAAGTGGAAAAACTGGGGCGTGCAGTACATTTCGTTTGCCGCCGACGTAGGCTTGTTGTATCAGGCGTTTAGCCGGAGCGTCAAGATATTCAAGGAGCAAGAATCCGGCTGA